In Prionailurus viverrinus isolate Anna chromosome C2, UM_Priviv_1.0, whole genome shotgun sequence, one DNA window encodes the following:
- the RPL15 gene encoding 60S ribosomal protein L15, which produces MGAYKYIQELWRKKQSDVMRFLLRVRCWQYRQLSALHRAPRPTRPDKARRLGYKAKQGYVIYRIRVRRGGRKRPVPKGATYGKPVHHGVNQLKFARSLQSVAEERAGRHCGALRVLNSYWVGEDSTYKFFEVILIDPFHKAIRRNPDTQWITKPVHKHREMRGLTSAGRKSRGLGKGHKFHHTIGGSRRAAWRRRNTLQLHRYR; this is translated from the exons ATGGGCGCTTACAAGTACATCCAGGAGCTATGGAGGAAGAAGCAGTCCGACGTAATGCGCTTTCTTCTCAGGGTGCGCTGCTGGCAGTATCGCCAGCTTTCTGCGCTCCACAGGGCCCCCCGCCCAACCCGGCCCGATAAAGCGCGCAGACTGGGTTACAAGGCCAAGCAAG GTTATGTCATATATCGGATTCGTGTGCGACGTGGTGGCCGCAAACGCCCAGTTCCTAAGGGTGCTACCTATGGCAAGCCTGTCCATCACGGTGTCAACCAGCTGAAGTTTGCCCGAAGCCTCCAGTCTGTTGCAGAG GAGCGAGCTGGACGCCACTGTGGGGCTCTGAGAGTCTTGAATTCTTACTGGGTTGGCgaagattccacatacaaattcTTTGAGGTTATCCTTATCGATCCATTCCATAAAGCTATCAGAAGAAATCCTGACACCCAGTGGATCACCAAACCAGTTCACAAGCACAGGGAGATGCGAGGGCTGACATCTGCAGGCCGCAAGAGCCGTGGCCTCGGAAAGGGTCACAAGTTCCACCACACTATTGGTGGTTCTCGCCGTGCGGCTTGGAGAAGACgcaatactctccagctccaccGTTACCGTTAA